The Clostridioides difficile genome has a segment encoding these proteins:
- a CDS encoding M15 family metallopeptidase has product MKKKRGLIIVFAFFLVFVKMFINISSGENRIMAYEISKYRKGVNVLSINNIVVANKKYSLPEDYSPQENNEAKDAFYKMNKEAQKAGLNLKAFSTYRSYKYQEKLFNSYAEKHGEKEANRFSAKPGESEHQTGLAFDIGGDDQSCWANKKFNNTKEAKWLYENAYKYGFILRYPEGKENITGYMYESWHYRYVGTEHSKNFAMNNLTLEEYLHID; this is encoded by the coding sequence ATGAAAAAGAAAAGAGGTTTGATTATAGTTTTTGCATTTTTTCTAGTTTTCGTAAAAATGTTTATCAATATCTCTAGTGGAGAAAATAGAATCATGGCATATGAAATAAGTAAGTATAGAAAAGGTGTGAATGTTTTGTCAATAAATAATATTGTAGTAGCAAACAAAAAGTATAGCTTACCTGAAGACTATTCTCCACAAGAAAATAATGAAGCCAAAGATGCTTTTTATAAAATGAATAAAGAGGCCCAAAAAGCAGGATTAAATCTAAAAGCCTTCAGTACATATAGAAGTTACAAATATCAAGAAAAGTTATTTAACTCATATGCAGAAAAACATGGGGAGAAGGAAGCAAATAGATTTTCAGCTAAGCCAGGAGAAAGTGAACATCAAACTGGACTTGCATTTGATATTGGAGGAGATGACCAATCTTGTTGGGCAAATAAAAAATTTAATAATACAAAAGAAGCTAAGTGGTTGTATGAAAATGCATATAAGTATGGATTTATACTTAGATATCCAGAGGGAAAAGAAAATATAACAGGATACATGTATGAATCATGGCACTATAGATATGTTGGAACTGAACACAGTAAAAACTTCGCAATGAACAATCTAACACTAGAAGAATATTTGCATATAGATTAA